DNA from Caldisericia bacterium:
CAATAAATGTTATAGCTTCACACAATAAAGAGTTAACTCTATTTTTTGTTTTATAAATCTTTTACTCAGATAGGAAGAAACTTTAGAACATCTACCTTCTCCTTTTTCCCAGTTTCATCTATCCTCTCAACTTCAACTGGAAGTTTTCCTCCTTCTCCAAGTTTTATCTTTTTACTCAACACCTCCAGTACATCAATAGGATTCACTCCTTTCTCTGGTGGGAAGACACCCTTCTCTTTTATCTTTCCTTGACCCATAAGTAATGCACCAAGTGCTGCTGGTATTCCAGTTCCCTTCTCCATCCCAGCTCCTTTTGATGTAACTGAGAAAATGTATGTATATCTTCTTCCATCTTTTTTTCCTTTTATCACAATCTTCAAACATCCAATAGGTTCTGTTATTCCTGCATCTTTTATAAATTTCTCTCTTCTTGATAGAATGAACGAAACAGCAAAATCAATTGGTTTTATCTTCCTACCATTTACATCAATAGGCTCTTCTGAAGTAACGCCAAGCTTAACAAAACCCTTTATAAGCTCTGCATATTTTGGAGGAAGCACTATACCAAGATTAGTAACTCTCTTTAATGACTTAAAGACTCTTGGAAGTGTAATTGTTTCTGGATGAGGATAGGCATAAACCCTATACTTTCCAAATCCACACATATCCACATCCTCCTCCAGTGCCTCTCCGCTTTTATCAAATATTCTCACAGTTTTAAACTCTCCATCAAGAAAGGCAGGGATATCAATCAACATGGAATGTATCCTGTGCCTAACAACTGCAGCTCCTTCAGTTTTTTCTCCTCCATGTGCATGATATATATCGACACTTGTCATTTCATCAAAGAGATAATCATTTGCAAATCTCACAAGAACATTTGCAAAACCAGGAGAACTTCCCATTCCTATAAGCGCAGAAACTCCCCTTTTCTTTGCCTCTTCATCCATTTCAAGCTGTCTCTCCGTTGCGTCAAAATCGTCACATATATCAACATAATTTATTCCCTTTTCAATAACAGCTTTTAGGATCTTTGGACCAAATTTAAAGAATGGACCAATAGTGTTCAAAACAACATCAGAACCTTCAATAGCACTTTTTACACTCTCTTCATCATTCGCATCAACTTCTCTAAACGAAACATTTTTAAGTGTTGAGGATAATTTCTCGCCCTTTTCTCTGTTTATATCTGCAACAACAATTTCAGAGAAAAAATCTAATGAAGAGAGTGTTTCTACTGCAACACTTCCAACAGTTCCACATCCTCCAAGAACTGTAACTTTCATCTCTAACCTCCTTTAAAGTCCAATTCCCTTTCCAAATGGATCTCTCCACTTCTCAAGTGCAACCTTTAGTTCAGGGTACTCTTTGGCTGCCTCTTCAAGTGGAATTCCCTTCATCGTTGCATCTATTGCCTGTCTGAATGCCTTTGCTCCAGCAACTGGACCTTGAGGATGGGCATGTATTCCACCACCAGAACCAATCACAACATCCGGTCCGAGATCCTTTATAACATTTGGAATCATTGAAGGAGTAATTCCACCTGATGGCATTGGAAATGTTGGTTTGATGTTGTAGAATGGGAATGTTAAATTATAGGCATTTCTAATAAATTTCTCTGGTAGAACAGGCGCTTTACCGTATGGAGCAGGTATAACAACGATGTCAGCACCTGCCAGTCTTGCAAGCTTTGCAAGTATTATGTGTGAACTTATGCCGTGATATGGAGACATATACATTGCCCCAGTAACATCCATATGTCCAAGTATTGGAACATTTATTGATGGATCCTCTGCAAGTGCCCTTAAAACAGAGAACCCAACAGCTAAGTAGTTTACCATAAGTGCATTTGCACCTAATTCAATTGCTCTTTTTGCATTCTCAAATATCTTTGGAACTCTATCTGTGATGTTTACTGTGTAGAGTGTATGCTCACCTGTCTCTTCAAAAACCTCTTTCTCTATCTCCATATATTTTTTAACCCTCTCCTCTATCCTGTTAAAGGATGCATCTGCTATTAATTCATCATCTTTGATGATATCGCATCCACCAAGAGCTGCCTTTCTAAAAAGTTCTGCTCCAACATCAACAGTGTATCCAGTGCATGGTTTAATCATATTATTTAAAAGAGGTCTATCATAAACATTGAGAAGTTTTCTTACTCCCTCTATTCCAAATTTTGGTCCTTTAAATCCCTTTACGAATTTTTCTGGAAATCTCACATCAAGAAGTTTTATTCTTCCACCCATTGATATGTTTCCTACGATAGTAGTTAAAAACATTGGAATCTGCTCTCCGATGTTTACCTCTGGAAATGCAATCTGAATTATATAGCTTCTCATCTGGATATCTTTGGGGACCTCAAACTCATAATCAGGTATCTCATAAACCCCTATAACCTTTGCAACATGCTTTCTCTTCACCTCCTCAGTTTCACCAGGCACCGGAACCCATGTTCCAGTGCTCTGCTCCACTGCAAGTGCTGGTGCAAGCTTTGGAATAGGAATTTCCTTTGGAAAGACAGCTAAATAGGTTGCAATAAGGTACTCATCATAATCAACTCCTTCTGGAATAGCAATTGGCAATGAAAGTGGGTTTAACTTCATTTCTCACCTCCTTGTTAATCTTTTAAAGATTTAATCCCTCTATTTAAATTTCTATAAAAACCTTTGAGCCTTTTAT
Protein-coding regions in this window:
- a CDS encoding saccharopine dehydrogenase NADP-binding domain-containing protein, which translates into the protein MKVTVLGGCGTVGSVAVETLSSLDFFSEIVVADINREKGEKLSSTLKNVSFREVDANDEESVKSAIEGSDVVLNTIGPFFKFGPKILKAVIEKGINYVDICDDFDATERQLEMDEEAKKRGVSALIGMGSSPGFANVLVRFANDYLFDEMTSVDIYHAHGGEKTEGAAVVRHRIHSMLIDIPAFLDGEFKTVRIFDKSGEALEEDVDMCGFGKYRVYAYPHPETITLPRVFKSLKRVTNLGIVLPPKYAELIKGFVKLGVTSEEPIDVNGRKIKPIDFAVSFILSRREKFIKDAGITEPIGCLKIVIKGKKDGRRYTYIFSVTSKGAGMEKGTGIPAALGALLMGQGKIKEKGVFPPEKGVNPIDVLEVLSKKIKLGEGGKLPVEVERIDETGKKEKVDVLKFLPI
- a CDS encoding ribulose 1,5-bisphosphate carboxylase; this translates as MKLNPLSLPIAIPEGVDYDEYLIATYLAVFPKEIPIPKLAPALAVEQSTGTWVPVPGETEEVKRKHVAKVIGVYEIPDYEFEVPKDIQMRSYIIQIAFPEVNIGEQIPMFLTTIVGNISMGGRIKLLDVRFPEKFVKGFKGPKFGIEGVRKLLNVYDRPLLNNMIKPCTGYTVDVGAELFRKAALGGCDIIKDDELIADASFNRIEERVKKYMEIEKEVFEETGEHTLYTVNITDRVPKIFENAKRAIELGANALMVNYLAVGFSVLRALAEDPSINVPILGHMDVTGAMYMSPYHGISSHIILAKLARLAGADIVVIPAPYGKAPVLPEKFIRNAYNLTFPFYNIKPTFPMPSGGITPSMIPNVIKDLGPDVVIGSGGGIHAHPQGPVAGAKAFRQAIDATMKGIPLEEAAKEYPELKVALEKWRDPFGKGIGL